In the Danaus plexippus chromosome 4, MEX_DaPlex, whole genome shotgun sequence genome, one interval contains:
- the LOC133320094 gene encoding histidine-rich glycoprotein-like, giving the protein MRLVLVLGVIALIAVVHARRIPSKKYKEAAKDEQAVDQKVEATEHKKEKEDKNQEYKKGGGKEHHAHHLDEHGEKGHKGYKGHHHHEEGKKGHHDKEHHKGEYDDHGGKKKEHHHEDGHYDEHHKGEKGEKGHKYEEKGHYNKGHSTKGHHEVHKLDEFKKEKHFFDEDGDSGHEEKHGGFHEEHGHKKGGHFKKGHHHGGHHEKEHGEKGHHEKGGHHHTHKGHKESAGHDEHHHHHHDHGKKGGHEHHKKFGYKKGH; this is encoded by the coding sequence ATGCGTTTAGTACTAGTTTTAGGTGTTATAGCGTTAATAGCCGTAGTACACGCTAGGCGGATaccatcaaaaaaatataaagaagctGCAAAAGATGAACAAGCCGTCGATCAAAAAGTAGAGGCTACAGAAcataaaaaggaaaaagaGGATAAGAACCAAGAATACAAAAAGGGTGGTGGTAAGGAACACCATGCTCATCACTTAGATGAACATGGAGAGAAGGGGCACAAAGGTTACAAAggtcatcatcatcatgaaGAAGGTAAAAAGGGTCATCATGATAAGGAACATCACAAGGGCGAATACGATGATCATGGTGGTAAAAAGAAAGAGCATCATCACGAAGACGGCCATTATGACGAGCACCACAAAGGTGAGAAAGGAGAGAAAGGTCATAAGTATGAGGAAAAAGGTCACTATAATAAAGGACATTCCACGAAAGGACACCATGAAGTTCATAAGCTTGACGAATTCAAGAAAGAGAAACATTTCTTCGATGAAGATGGCGATTCTGGACATGAAGAAAAGCATGGCGGTTTCCATGAGGAACACGGACATAAGAAAGGAGGTCACTTCAAGAAAGGACATCATCATGGCGGTCATCACGAGAAAGAACACGGAGAAAAAGGACATCACGAGAAAGGAGGCCACCATCACACGCACAAAGGACATAAAGAATCCGCCGGTCATGAtgaacatcatcatcatcaccatGATCACGGAAAGAAAGGCGGTCATGAGCATCATAAGAAATTCGGCTATAAGAAAGGTCACTAA
- the LOC133320095 gene encoding histidine-rich glycoprotein-like codes for MRSLLLFCIVSAALAYVSCRDLVREKRDVDLEVAASGHGGKWDKGGGKEHHEHHHHDHGEKGHKGYKGHHHEEHGKKGHHHHEGHKGHHDEHGGHKKHHHHDDGHHHEHHHGEKGHKGHGHHEEGHYHKGHSTKGHHGVHKHDEFKKEKHFHDHHHDGGHHEHHGGHHEEHGHKKGGGFHKGHKHGGHHHHEHGKKGHHEKGGHHHDHKGHHDEGGHHEHHHHHHDHGKKGGHEDHKHWGYKKGHK; via the coding sequence ATGAGGAGCttgctattattttgtatagtttCCGCGGCTTTAGCCTATGTAAGCTGCCGGGATTTGGTAAGAGAAAAACGGGATGTCGATTTAGAAGTCGCTGCCAGTGGGCACGGAGGAAAATGGGACAAAGGAGGTGGCAAGGAGCACCATGAACATCATCACCACGACCATGGTGAGAAAGGACACAAAGGTTACAAGGGGCATCACCACGAAGAACATGGCAAAAAAGGGCACCACCACCACGAGGGTCACAAAGGACACCATGATGAACATGGTGGTCACAAGaaacatcatcatcatgaCGACGGTCACCATCATGAACATCATCACGGCGAGAAAGGACATAAAGGACATGGTCATCATGAAGAAGGACACTATCATAAGGGACATTCAACCAAGGGCCATCACGGAGTCCATAAACATGATGAATTCAAGAAGGAAAAGCACTTCCACGATCATCATCACGATGGCGGTCACCATGAACACCACGGCGGTCATCACGAAGAACATGGTCACAAGAAGGGCGGTGGCTTCCACAAAGGCCACAAACACGGTGGTCATCATCATCACGAACATGGCAAGAAAGGTCATCATGAGAAGGGAGGACACCACCACGACCACAAAGGGCATCACGATGAAGGAGGTCATCATGAGCATCACCATCATCACCATGATCATGGCAAGAAGGGAGGTCATGAAGACCACAAGCACTGGGGCTACAAGAAGGGACACAAATAA